In Natronoarchaeum philippinense, a single window of DNA contains:
- a CDS encoding succinate dehydrogenase hydrophobic membrane anchor subunit has protein sequence MAERYSSFDRGGTRWLLQRITAAFLIVVLAFHFFQLHFVTHAYEIELAGTEARMQNPAYFATMVLFLVTAAFHGINGVYNALVNQGIEGTQKTVVKWGLIAAGIVLVAQGIRVATVMAGVSIA, from the coding sequence ATGGCCGAACGCTACTCCTCGTTCGACCGCGGCGGGACGCGGTGGCTGCTCCAGCGGATCACGGCTGCGTTCCTGATCGTCGTGCTGGCGTTCCACTTCTTCCAGCTCCACTTCGTGACCCACGCCTACGAGATCGAACTCGCGGGCACGGAAGCGCGCATGCAGAATCCCGCGTACTTCGCGACGATGGTGCTGTTCCTCGTGACCGCGGCGTTCCACGGCATCAACGGCGTCTACAACGCGCTGGTCAACCAAGGGATCGAGGGAACGCAAAAGACCGTCGTCAAGTGGGGGCTGATCGCCGCCGGCATCGTGCTGGTCGCGCAGGGAATTCGCGTCGCAACCGTCATGGCGGGTGTTTCGATCGCATGA